acacaacctctgtgcttccacgCCCTTGCCTATGAAGTGGGGGTAAAAAATGATACCTGCCTCATTGGGCTGCCCGGTCTGTGGCAAGCACTATAGAATGTTGGCTGTTATTAGTGTTGTTGTTGTCATCTGGTTCTTATGAGAAAGCTTGAGCCAAGATTGTCACTAGGTACTTTGGCCTTTGTGGGCCCCTTAtcaacatatattaaaaattatgttttatgacTGCATGGGTTTAAAGACTAAAATACTCCAGTGtaaattatattcattattttctctgttgatttaaaaaaaaattttttttttaatttttatttatttatttattttttacagagacagatagtgagtcagagagaggaatagacagggacagacagacaggaatggagagagatgagaagcatcaatcatcagtttttccactGAGCGTtgcaacacgttagttgttcattgattgctttctcatatgtgccttgaccgtgggccttcagcagaccgagtaaccccttgcttgagccagcgaccttgggtccaagctggtgagctttgctcaaaccagatgagtctgcactcaagctggcgacctcggggtctcgaacctgggtccttccacatcccagtccaatgctctatccactgcgccacctcctggtcaggctctctgttgattttaaaagaaaccaaacatgCTTGCGGGCCCTACGTGTATAGTGGGTTCTGGACACTGTGCCCACTGTAGTGATGGACGACCAGTCCTGGCCGAGGTCCCTCCTCGGGTCAGGTTACATGCGGCTGGGAGAGAATTTGGGGAATGCTCGTTGGATCTTCATGAGCGTCTTTTCTCGGCCCTGGCGGTACCTTTAGCTGTGTCCTGGGCCAGCTGGAGAATAGAACCTGGGTTTTCACTGGGAGCAACTGGGCAGAGGTGGGAGCGGCCTCTGGGTGTGTGGTAGCCCCTCCTGACCTGGCTCTGGTGCAGAGAGCAGTGGGTCTGAGGATGCTGTTACTGCAGGGGCTCAAACAGCATAAGTTACGGTGGTGACTCTTGGTTGGCTGACCTGGTTTTCTGGCCATGGTGGCCGAGATTGAAGAAGCAGTTGCAGCAGGCAGGGCTGTGTGTATCGGCAAGGAGGAGCCACAGGGGAGTGGACTTCCTGTGATTGGAGGAGTGGGTGCTTGGATGAACCTGAGTTCTTAAGAACGTGACTCTAATTTGCCCCGACTGTGAGGAAATGACATGCCACATACCCGgaggccattcattcattcattccctcttCCCACATTCACTGAGCACCCCCTGTGTATGGGCCCTGTGCTAGGGCTGGGACTACAGAGACACCAAGACCCTGGTCAGCGTCTCTGCAGCGCCCCGCCAGGCAGGGTGATGTGTGCCTTGGAGGGTCCCTGAATGAGAAGTCAGCTCTGGGTGGGCGCTTGCTGGGGTGCCTTTGGAAAGGATACCTTCTCAACAGATTCCAGAATGACTGTGAGGACTTGAGAGTGGGAGGATGCTAGAATCCCACTTCAATCCCACCGAACCTTGTGTTTCCCAGGGCTGGAGTGGGGCCTTGGAGgatctgggacctcagtgaccCCCAGCCACTTGGGGTCAGACTGTGATGGAAAAATAACCATggtgcctgaccgggtggtggtgtagtagatagagcgtcggactgggatgccgaggacccaggttcaagaccccgaggtcgccagcttgagcacgggttcatctggtttgagcaaaagctcaccagcttggacccaagctcgctggctcgagcaaggggttactcggtctgctgaaggcccacggtcaaggcacatatgagaaagcaatcaatgaacaactaaggggtctcaatgaaaaactgatgattgatgcttttcatctctctctgttcctgtctgtctgtccctgtctatccctctctctgaaccaTAGTGACTCAGGGGACGCTGGGCTCAGGGGAGGGGCAACCTCAGCAGAAGCAATGCCAAGGTTGGGGGCGGGGAGCAGTGGCGAGAGCCTGAAAAACGGCAGGTGCTCctgaccgcccccccccccatcttctaGCGGCTGGGACAGGACTCTCAGGCGGCAGCTGTTACACCACAGGTGAGGTCCACTGAGGGGGCCGGCCGGGGGGCTGACGGGGTTTCTCTGTAAAACCAGTGGGAGTACTGGAGGTGCAGAGAGAGTTTGGGGGCTGAGGGACGGGTTTGGGGGCCAGGCCTCATTGGGGGAAGGCTTACTGAGAAGACGGGACCAGGGGAGGGTTCTAAGGAGCTGTCTGCCTTCTCATTGTGGGTCCCGCAATCACCTCGGGCCTCCTCATTCCTCAACCTGTGTGCCATCTGCCCCTGCAGAGTCAGGGGGCTCTTGTGCAGGCAGAGGCCGAGAGCCCCCTCCCAGCTGAGACCCGTTGGGACAGCTGGCCCCTGTCTCTCACCTCCCCAGGGCTCGAGGCCCACACCATCGCCGGGCCAGCTGGGCAGGGCATGTGGACTTGAATTTTAGCCCTTTCCTGTCAGTATCCTCTATTGCTCTGTTCTAAGTCCCTTTTCACTAGGATGTTAGGGATCTGATGTTCTTCCCTTGGGAAGGCCATTGAAAGGCAATGCTTAAACTAACATGCTGTGTTAACTGGGATTGCATCTCAGGCATCAGGTGGCATGTGGGGGGTGCCATTCCCGAGGAAATACATTTCAAGGACACAGCTGTCCCAGGCCAACAGCTGTTAAGGACCTTAGCCCAGGCGGAGGGATTCCTGGCTGCCGTAGTACCAGCCACGTCCGCCTGGGGGCAGTAATCCACAGCCTAAACCCCAAATCCAGAGACCCTAGGTGGCACCTGGGAGAGCCCGGTGTTCTACCTGGAAAACACAGGGCTGGGAAGGCCTTGGGACCCCTAGCCTAGCTTAGCCTCACATTGACTAGGTGGGGAGACTGAGACCCAGTGGGATAGTGATCTGTCCAAAGCCATACAGGGAATACTTTGGCTCCTTCTCCACTCCCCAACCCCCCATCCCAtcctgtgtgtgtggtggggaaagCTTGGGGCATCCCTCTGTGCGTGGgtcttgtgtgtgtttgtgtgggctCTAGAGCACATCAACCCAGAACCTACATGGTTTTGGTGCCACGTCCAGCCACCATGCTGCGCACCTGCGGACACGTGTGCCCCCGCTGAACAGGCTAGGGGCTCAGCGGCCCTGGCCTGCATCCCGCCAGCCCGCTTACCTGTGTGCTGCCAGGAGACTTCCTGGGTTTCTCTGTTCTTATCTGGGAAAGAAATAGCATCCCTGTCATGGGCTGGTGGTGAgggttaaatgaattaatatatacaaataaatatatataaaatacttaagacTAATGTCCGGTGATAGTGGGTGGACACCAAACTCAATCTCTCCTGTTAGgcagtcccctcttcctggcttCTGATGCGACATGGGAACCAACTGAGCAAATGTGCCCTAGCACCCAGGGGAccaccctcttcccccttctccatctcctccGTCCTCACCAACCAAGAACCACACATACATAAGAATAtagaatttttatcttattttagttaaaaaaaataattgtaccaCCGAATGAAGAAGTAGCTTTtctggggggtgggagaggaaggaaaaaaaaagaaaagcaataaagcccaaagaaaaagaactttttatATTCATCTGTATAAACACATCCGCTAAGGCAAACGCAACCCAGGGCCAAGGCTGCCGCGCCGGGGTCAGTACCTCCTAATTTCTGCAGGTtttaagccaaaaaaataaaacctctgcAAGTCCGACGGGAGTTTCGTAGACTCTTGGGGcgttttactaaaaataaagagtTATCGAGTTTAAAAAGCAGTGATGTTGTCACGACACACCGGAAGTTGCATAACTGTGACCTCAACGGCCGTTCACGTGTTTGGACTGGAGGACAGGCACAGGTTCACGACAcagcgacacacacacacagacacgcacacacgTGAGCAAGCACATGGGAGCTGCGTGGGCCCGGGCTGGTGGCACAGGGAGGGCTGGGGTCCCCATGCTTCCTCAGGGGGTGGGTGTGACAGGATAGGTCCCATCGCTGGTGACAAGGTGGTCAATGTCACTCTGGGGAAGGATGGTGTGAAAGGGCTGAGCGAGGCCCCCTGCTCCCCACTGTCTGGTCCATGCAAACCTCTTTAAAGCACTTCTTGGACGTCTCCTGGAGAATGGAGATGTCGCTGGTGTCCATCCCCACGAGGGGCCAGTCCCTCCTCCCTACACCGCTCTCCAGAGCCCTTGGGACCCTCAGGCTGTCCCTGCGGGACTAGGAAATGGTGTTTCTGCCCCCAGAGCCTTCCCTGCCGTGGCCGGGAGAATGTGGACCCGTGAGGTAGATTGACACAGCTGTCCCCTCACCCTGTCTGGCTGGGCCCCAGAACGCGGGGGTTGCGTGGGTGGGGTGCCAGGGGCCTGGGTCCCTTCACAGAAATAGAAGCCattcctctgccccccccccacatactCCGGCAGGGAGGAGGCGGGGCTGGAGAAACAGGTGCAGGGGGTAGGGCCCCCTTGTACCTCTGATCAGCTCCTGAGGTCCCACTATGGAGCCAGCCGCAATTCTTGCTATCTGTCACCCCCCCAGTCTAGGAAGGGGCAGAGCAGCTTGTGGGTTACGGGCGGGTGGCCTCTGGGCACGGGGAGGAGGTGACGGGGAGGcacaaggaggagagaggggtatATGGAGGGCAGGCTCGCGGGCAGAGAGCAGCGTTGGAGCAGGCAGGGGACAGCACCCCGGGACACCAGGGGGGGCTGGGCCAGGCAGGAGCCAGTGCTGGGTCGCGGCCTCAGGAACAGTGGCAGGCAGCGGGGAGAGGCTGGGTCACCTCTGTGAGCTCTCAACTGGCTGTGTTCACAGACATTTGCAGGTTTTCAGGAATGGTCCCTTCAGATGGAGCTGAGGATTCTGGCTCAGCCTCCAGTCTGCCCGCCCTCACCCACGCTCGCCGGCCGGACTGGGCTCCCGGCCGGGGCCAGGCGGTCGGGCCACAGTCCCTTGCTACTTGAAGGTGGACTGCAGCTCCTTGAAGGCCGCTTTCCGCTGCTTCATCTCCTCCGcctgcttcttcctctcctcctgctccGCCTTGATCTCCTCCTCAAAGCGGCTGGACACATTGATGGCTTGGACCTGGGGGGTGTGGGCAGAGGGAGCTGGCTGAGGGTGGGAGGGGTCTCCGTGCCCCCATGTGAGCTTCCTCTGGGGTCCTCCCAGCAATGCCCACACTGCTCCCCCTCTCACTAACTTCAACCCTGGACCGGGAACTACATTCACCTCTTACAGCCTCAATTTCTCCACTGAGAGCTTGTCTATCACTCTGACCTGATGGATTTGGTGGAAGAGATCAGACAAGTTCAGGGGCTGCTGCATAGCATGGTCCTATACGCGGGAGCTTCTGATGTTGCATCCTTAGCCTGCTTCCTGTCTGGGGGTGCCCAGCTGAACCCTGACACATCCACTCAACCCTAGAAACCCTGCAGGAGGCGGAAGGCAGCCTCTGGAAGGAATGTTCTCAGCTaacaggggaagagggagaaacatGGAAAGGTAGGTACCCTGGGGCCCGAGGAGGGCAGGGTCCAGGAACCACACTTGTTGCCTCCATCAAGTGCTTGTGATGAAAGGGGAGGGTGCTGTGTATGTAGATGGCCTCTGGGGGGCGCCACTGTTCCTCCAAGCTGGGGCCGGCCAGGGCTAGTGTCTCTAAGGGGCCCCAGGAGCCAGTGTCTGTCTCTGGGCCTACCCTTTAAGATCCAGTCCTTCAAGTTAGTGGCCAGGGGCAGCTCCAAGTGGTCCTGGTCCCCTCTTCAAAAATATCAGCCCTTGGgggcaggaagagaagggggcagCTGGAAAGGATCACAGCTGGATGGGAGGGGACAGAAGCCAGGAGTGCCATGGGCCTTGCCTGGCTCAGCCTGGGCATcagctctcctctcctgtctcctgTCGAGCTGACCCTCAAGCTGACCCACAGTCCTATGATACTCCGGCCACCCCTGTCCCTGAGCCAGGGTCAGGGCACCCCACCCTGGGCTCTGCACCTCCTTCTATTCCTCACCTTGGCCTCAAAGAAGCTCTTGGCCCCCTTGACGCCCTCTGTGGAGACGTCGATCTCGGAGAGGCGGGCGAGCACGTGCAGCCCGCTGTCCTCCTGTAGCTCCCCCGCGGCCGCCTTGCGGAAAATCAGGAGGAACTGCAGCAGGAAGAAAAGCAGGGGCATCAGGGGAGGGAAGCGGCTCAGTGTCCCCAGGCCCAGCCGGGCCTCCTCTGGGGAAAAGGAGGTGCACTCACGGGGCCGggttctcccctccctctctgggccttggtctGCCCGTCTGTACAATGGGAGACCAGGGGATCCCGCTTCTGCCCTCCCAGGGTCCGGGGCTACGGCAAGCCTGTGGGTCCACACTCAGCTCCCATTGAGAGTCTTAATGACATGGCCTCAACCCACCTCTTATCTTTGTTTCCAATGTTCCCCACACTAATTTGCTCTAACGTCCATTTACTGAGTTCTAAAGGTACATGACTGTGTCCACTTCACAGAACAACGAAGGTTCAGGGACAAGGCAAAAACCTGTCCCAAATCTAAGCACCAGAAACTGACAGAAGGATCTGAACCCACGTCCCGACTCCAAACCATTATTCCACACTGCCCGCGCCTTTCTCTCGCCCGGCCTCCCCTATGCTTCCTGCTAGTTCCCCAAGGCCTGGCCTGAGCTGACTCCCCCAAGGGGCCACCCCCTGGCATTGAACCCTATACTTTCTGGCATCCAGGACACTGCCCCCGGCTGTGAGCCCAGCTCCTCTTCCACAGAACGGGCTTGCCCCTGGATCCCATCTCTGAGTCAGGGCTGAGTAAGATCCAGAGTGTGGAGTTCCACTGGGCTCAGCTCGTCTCAAACCCACGGTACATGTCACCTGTCCCTTCTTCTCCTGAATGGCAGCATTGTGTCATTTAACTCTGGCTTTCCCCACTGGGCACTCCAGGACCCTGGGCGCACAGGGCCTTACACACCCAGAGCCTCCCCAGAGTCAGACATAAAGAAGCCACTCAGTAAGTGCTCACTGTGGGAAGGAGATATCCCTCCTGCATACTTAAGGTgaacctcccctcccctgtgttcaAGGGCAATGTCACTCAAAGACAAAGGGGGTCAGTCTCACCTCCCGGAAGCTGAGCTTGCTGTCAAAATCCTCATCCACCTCCTTGATCATGTTTTTCAGGCCCAGGTGGGTCTGGGGAGCTCCAAGTTTCTCCATCATGAGTTTTAGCTCCATCAGGTCAATGAAGCCATCCCGGCCGGCGTCATACCTGTGGGCACAAGAAGAGAGACCTAAGGACATCCCGACACCTTATACTTGACCAGCTAGTTAGACCAATCACAAGCCAGACTACCAGGGTTCAAAGGGCACCTCCCACCGTGTCATCCTGTCACAGCTGAAAGGGACCTCAGCCTAGGTACAGTCTGGATCTGTAGCCCAACAAATGCTTGGTTACCTCTGATGATGGGGAACTCACCACATAGCCTGCTAGCCTCCATGTTAAGTAGTTCTGTTTTGGACATGCCTGCCGCACAAGGAAGCTGAAACCCTAGCCTCCCTGTACTAAATGGGACCTGAACAAGCAGGGAGGGAAAGTCCCAATACCCTGGGGGGTGGGCTGTGACATTAGTACTCCCTGACCATTTATTTTCAGGACCAGCTGGCTTAGCAGCATCTCCACGGGTACTCCACGGGTACATCTTGGCCCCTTCTCTCCCctactccctgcccccacccaggaTGGAGGCAGAAGGTACCATGTGTCCCAGGGCAGGGCCAGAGGTCACAAAGGGAGGTCCACTTCTAGTTATCCTGGAGGCGCTGGGCATGACCAGGGAACACACTGTGCAGGCTGCCTGCAGCCAGCACTGGGCACAGGGCTGAGTGGCTGGAACGGTGGTCAGGTGGTGACCGTGTCTGCCCTGTACATTTCAGGCTTCTTTTCTGCCACCCACGGCCTGGCAGAGACAGGAATGCGGTGTGTGGGAGTAGGGTCTAAACATCTTTCTCAACTGGCCTCCTGGTGACAAGAGCTTGGGTCAGAGCTGGCCCCCAGACCCTGTCCCCTGGCGAGGGAGGTGCAGCCAGTGTCCAGGGCACCCAGCTCCATGGAGGGCGGGTGTGGTGTCCGCACAGACCAGCGGGCTGTCTTATCAGGCTAGGCAAACACCTGCCTGCTGGAAAAGTGGGCCTCCTCGGCCTACAGAAACCCTGTGCAGTCCCCAGGGCCTCAAGCTGGCTGGTGACAGAAGTGTGGCAGAGGGGCTGAGTTCCAGAAACCTATGTCTGGGTGACTGCAAGTTCCTGTTTGCACACAACCCATTCCTCTGCCCTCTTCAGAGCCCCCAGTCCCCTTCTCTAGTTgttaccctcccccctccttttttggttttagagagaaaggaaaggtgaGAGAAAcgtcagtttgttgttccactgatttatgcattcattggttgattcttgtatgtgccctgaccagggatcgaacccacaactttggcacattgggacaatgctctaaccaacagagctaggcagccagggccagcaacCACTTTTTGAGATCCGTCATTGTGCAGGGAACTTCACATAATTTTACTTAATCCTCAAAAGAACCTTATTTTAcactggaggctcagagaggttcagtgacctgcccaaggccacacagctgtaAAGGAGGGAGCTGGGCTCTACCCTTCCACGTCTGTCAGGCTCACAATTTGCTCTGTGCCCACCCCCCTCTACATGTCCTGGGGCTGCCAGCAGAACAGAGACGTCTGCCTGAGGGGCTGAGTGGAGCATTTGTGCGACCGGTATAAATAGTTCACGAACAGTGAGTCAGTGGTTGGCAATGTGGCAGCAAAGGGAAGACAGGTCTCTGGGAGCCCTGCAGGGAACACAGGATGCCAAGGCTTTCTTCTCCACCATGGGAGAGGGCCGGAGTGGGGGCAGCTGGGCCAGAGGTTCTCGTGGGCAGCGGCCATGGCTGGGCCAGAGGCAGATGTGAGAGAATGCGATAGAGGGTCAGGCAGGGCTATGATCACAGAGTCCAGGCTCTACTTAGAGCTGGAGGAGCCCTGTGGGTGGAGTGGGGGTGTAGGGGGCAAGGCTGAGGCCCCTCCTGTCATCTTTGGAGCCTCTTTGCCAGTGGATCAGAGACTGGGGGGCGGCTGCCTGACCCTCAGCGACAGGTGCTGGAGTGGCCCTGTGGAGAGCGCAGCCTGGAGAGGGACAGTTTTTCTTGGGGCAAGTCACAGGGACTCCCTTCCTCGGGGCCCCTCAGGAAAACAAAGGTCCTACCACTTTCTGAACTTGGGCTCCAAGGAAGGTCCGTGGCAGCACGTCAGGGCAGGAGCAGATTGCCTGGGCCTGTGCTACTGGAGTGGCCTGTGCCATTGGAGCCTCCAGCCAAGGCTGAGACCCGGGGCACAACAATGACTCTCCCAGGGACACTGTGAGGACTCACTTCCCACAGGCCGGGCGCTTAGCACCGTGCCTGGCACACGGGGCCGGCTCCAGAAACGGCAGCTGCCGTCACTGTAATAAGTGAGCTCCTGCCACTCAATGCGGGCATCTCCTCTTTACAACCTCTGCACTCAGCAGCCCTGGCAGGTCAGTCGTCTGTCCCCATGTGACTGAGGAGGGAGCCAGGATCGTAGGGGCGACAGCACTGGCCCGATACCCGCAGGGCAGGGATTCAAACCCCCATCTCTGTGGTTCCCACACTCCACTCTCTCCGCTGCCCCGCCCTCTCCCGAGCCCAGCTTTATTTCCTGCTCACAGGGCCATGGCCGGGCTTCTCCCACAGCCGGGGGCAGCTCAGTTTCAGAGGAAGTGTAGATAAAGAGCCCGAACTTGGATGGCAACTTGGCCTCTGGGTTTCTTGATCTCTGGCAGCTCCCGGGCCTGGCTGGGCTGCAGCCTAAAACCTCAGCTTGAACCGCCACCGGCATCTATCACGGGTTGATCGATTACTGGGTTTGGGCCCCATCCTGGGCAGGTTCCAGCCCCCAGGGGGGCAATGCAGGGGCTGGCCACAGTGCCAGTGGATCAATAACCAGGAGGGGGGGTGACGGAGGCCAGGGAGAGGCCAGGTGCTCCGGTGGAACTTGGGCCCCCAGAGGTGACACTGGAGAAGGCTGATCCCATAAGACCTCTGGGGAATGGGCCTCCACCATGTGCCCTGGGCTCTGGACCGCTGGGTCAGCCAGGTATCAGAGTTAACCTGAAGATGATGACCTTGAAGGTTTGTGCTCACATCAACTCTGCTAAGACTGACCTGGGTCCAAACCTCAGATCTGCTATCTGCCGGCTAGGTGACCTTGGTCAAATCACCTGTCCCCCCCCAAACTTTAATCCTCTCATTTACATTGTGGATATCAAAGAACCGTCTCAGGATTAAGAAAAGGTTTCAAAGCGATCCTTACCACAGATCCTGGTCCACAGTGAGCACTTAATACACACgaaatataataatgaaataaaaagaatcgTTAATATAGACCTTTAAAATCAAAGATTAGGTGAGATTACAGATATAAAATACCTAGTACATAGTAGGTGTTTAAAAGCCgctaatttcagcctgaccaggcggtggtgcagtgaatagagcattggactgggacgcggaagatccgggttcgagaccctgaggtcgccagcttgagcccaaggttgctggctcgagcaaggggtcagtctgatgtagccccctggtcaaggcacatatgagaaagcaatgaatgaacaactaaggaaccgcaaagaattgatgtttctcatctttctcccttgctgtctgtctgtccctctctctgactctctctgtctctgccacacacacaaaaaagctgcTAAATTCATTATAACAATGGCTACTGAGAACTTTTTGTGTGTCCAATTCTATTAAGTACGTTGCACATAATGGTGacaataagaataataaagaatacaGCGGCTTCTTCTCTGGGCACCAGTCCTGATGGTGCATGGCTAGGTGGACACGCCTGTTGTAGACTGGCTGGGAGGCCGGGGGAGGACAAGATGTCCCAGAGGTCCCTCTGGCACGTCACCCTCCTCTGAAGGTCCCACTGCTTCCCCCATTAGCCTGACTCAAAAAGTCCCTGTCACTTGGGGGAggtggacagacagcaggacagaACCTTCGGCTCTCCTGCcaggcagagggaaagaggagcccTGACCCTAGATTACGCTCCTGTCCCTCCTCTGACAGGGAGGGAAGTGACAAAGAGGGAGACTGTCACTATGCTGCCAGCAGGTGGACGACTGGCAACGCAGGAGAGAAGGATGTTCTAAGACGGCCGGAAGCAGCATATCCCTGGCTGGGGGGTCCCTCCCATCCAACAGCCCTCTCCCTGAGCTGGAACTGAGGCTGCAGGTGGCTCAGCGGCTCCAGAGAAAGAGCTGGCTCAGGAGAGCCCCCCGGATAGCCTGGTCCACGCCCTTCATGTTATGTGGGGACACTGGGGCCCAGCGTGGGCAGCAACCAGCTCAGGGTCACAAAGTTGGCAGACCGCAAGATTGCAAACTCTTTCCTCCGTGCCTGCCTGCCTCCTTCTTGTTTCGGGTCCCATGGAGGGTCCTGCGTTCCCAAACGCGCAGGCCTAGGGGAGGCTGGGCTGACAGCCTGGCCTGGGGCCTGCCTGGGAGGGCCGATCCCATGCAGTGGGACCGGCAGCAAAGCTCTGGGGCTGGGAGCTCAGCACTTTTCTCCAGCACTGGAGGGAGATGGCTGCCCCTGGCACCGCGCCCacattcctcccctcctccccctgaaTAGTTCTCAACAGGGAGAGTTTGGCAGCTGCTGGCCCGGATGCTGGTGACAAAATCCCCTCCCATTTGTCCTTGAAAGTGGAGCAGCTGGCCACCACCCGGGCAGACCTTGCCCTTTGGGGAGAGCAGGTCCCACCAGCTGGCGGCTCCTCCTGCAGCCGGTCCTGATAAGCAGGAGTCACTGGCAGGCAGGCGGGCAGTGGTGGCTTCTGCAGCACACGGCATTCTCCCCATTTCATGTCATTAGTGCCTGCTCTCTGCCGCGCCCCACTACGTGCCAGGCGCTGTGCAAGCGTTCCGCACAGGTCCTCGCAGAGACTCTGTGAAGCAGGCACAAATACCCTGTAACACAGAGGAGGAGGCTGAGACTCAGGGAGGAGGGGACTTGGCCGAGGCCGCAGGGGACACAGACACCGCTGGAATCCGAACCCAGGCCTCACGaaaacacacacttttttttttttttttccattttttctgaagctggaaatggggagagacagtcagacagactcccgcatgcgcccgaccgggatccacccggcacgcccaccaggggcgacgctctgcccaccagggggcgataatctgcccatcctgggcatcgccatgttgcaaccagaaccactctagcgcctggggcagaggccacagagccatccccagcgcccgggccatctttgctccaatggagccttggctgcgggaggggaagagagagacagagaggaaagcacggcggaggggtggagaagcaaatgggcgcttctcctgtgtgccctggccaggaatcgaacccgggtcctccgcacgctaggccgaaaaACACACACTTTTAACTACTCTGCTTTGTCCTGATGCCTACAGACTCTGCAGCAGAAAACCTCAGGCTGGGGAAACAGGGATAACAGAGGCCACCTCATGTAGCCATTGTGAGGGTCAGATTCCAAATATGGTTTTCCTGCTTGGTGTCTTCCACACCACTGAGGGTGGGAGGCTCACTGCCTCCTGCCCCTCAGGCAGCCCATTCGGGCTCTGGAGCTGTCCAGGAGGAAGTTGAGCCTCACGCATGGCCCTCCCCGCTGGAGGGACTGTGCTGCCCAGTCCGAGGGCAGAACAAGGAGTCATCACAGCCACGGcacaaggggagggaaggagcagtAGTTTGGGAGCACAGGGGACACCCATTCTGTCTCTTCTGAGTCCTATCCTAGGCCTTTCTGATGGCCCCTCTGCCCATGGGAGTCGTCAGGGGGCAGACAGCTGGGGAGGGTGCCGTGCATGGACCAAGGAGCCCCTCAGGCCTCCCTGGCATTGGTCTCAGCTGTCACAGACCTGGTCGTCCCCTAGCCTGTCTGGAGAGGCCCCAGTAGCTGCTCGGCCTTGACTCTTTGTtctgcaaaatgggaaggcaggcCCCTTGGGGCAGGAATATTCTGGAAGACAGAAAAATTCTGGCCGTGCTAGCTGTTACAGCCAGCTtggccctgcctgcctcccacgCAAGTGAATGCCCACATGCTGGGTGACGACTGCTTGGCAATGCCCATCCGTCCCTGCACACCCCCAACCGAGACTGCCTGACTCATGTGGGGAAAGCCCAGCAGCTCCCCACTTCCTCTGGTCCTATCTGCAGAATCTGAAACTCGACCTGTTGCCCTGCATCAGCCAAGGGCTGTGGGcatgcgtgcgcgcgcacacgtgTTGCTCTGAGGATCAAGTGAGAGACCCCACCGGCCGATGGCAATCTGCTGGG
The Saccopteryx bilineata isolate mSacBil1 chromosome 3, mSacBil1_pri_phased_curated, whole genome shotgun sequence DNA segment above includes these coding regions:
- the EFHD2 gene encoding EF-hand domain-containing protein D2, whose translation is MATDELANKLSRRLQMEGEGGAEAPEQPGLNGAAAAGGQDEAAEALGSADEELSAKLLRRADLNQGIGEPQSPSRRIFNPYTEFKEFSRKQIKDMEKMFKQYDAGRDGFIDLMELKLMMEKLGAPQTHLGLKNMIKEVDEDFDSKLSFREFLLIFRKAAAGELQEDSGLHVLARLSEIDVSTEGVKGAKSFFEAKVQAINVSSRFEEEIKAEQEERKKQAEEMKQRKAAFKELQSTFK